Genomic window (Ureibacillus composti):
CCAGAATTAACAGGTGCAGTTATTGATTGGTTGGAATTCCACGGAAAGCGTGTATTAAATGGGAGCAATGCACTTCGACTTGAATTAAGTAAAGTTAAACAATATACGCAATTAGAGAAGTATGGCATCCGCGTTCCGAAAACAGTCGCAGCAGTTGGAAAAGAACAAATAGTAGAAGCTGCAAAAGCATTAAATATCGTTCCTTTCATCACAAAACATAATCACGCTGGAAAAGGGTTAGGAGTACAATTATTTTATTCTCTAGAAGCTTTACAAGAACATTTGGATAGCTCGAACTTTGAAGAACCAGTTGATGGCATCACACTTGTACAACAATATATAAAATCACCAGACCAATCAATTACGCGAAATGAATTTGTTGGTGGAGAGTATGTTTATTCTGTACGAGTTGATACTTCGGAAGGCTTTGAGTTATGCCCGGCAGATGCATGTCAAATTGGGGATTTATTCTGCCCGGTCGGTGAAGAGCCAAAAGATCAAATGAAATTTAGAATTGTCGAAAATCCACATACAGAATTAATTGAGAAATATCAAAAATTCCTTAAAGAGAACGGCATTGATGTGGCAGGCATTGAATTTGTTGTTGATGAAGAGGGCACTGTGTATACATACGATGTCAACACAAACACGAACTACAACTCCGACGCCGAAGAATTAGCACAGCAATTCGGTATGCTTGAGCTTGCAAAGTTACTAGGAAGAGAATTAGAAAACTTAAACTAACTTGAGGGTTATTAATTTTAAAGTGAGACAAAAAGTATATATTATAGGGGGTATTGAGCCCAATTGTATACTAGGGAATTGATTTAAATAGGGCACACAGAGAATGTGGACTCGAATCGACAATCAATTTTATTTTCAAACGCCATTTTTCTTGAAAGGGAAATGGCGTTTTTGTATTGTTCCAATTCCTATTTATTAGTGTGCAAAACCAGAGCTTGTGGATAGAAAATTAATCAAGTAAATGAATGTGGATAAGATTTTTACTTTGCTATTTGAAACGTTTCAAATGTGGATAAAAAATCGAAAATATAAGGATTTTTAGGGTTTTCTATCGTGATACAAGTGGATGATGTGGATGAAGGTGTGTATATCTAGGATATGTGGATAATAATTTTGATAATTCCGAAAGAAATTCATATTTCTGTGGATAAAAAAAGATAAATACTGAAGTAGAAAGACTATTTGTGGATAAATAAATATCGATTGCGAAAGAATTGTACTAACTGGATGTGGATAGGTCCGGTCGATTCGCTAGCCTTTAGAGCAGATTCCGATTAACAAGTTAAAAATTTTAAGATGACGGAAAACTACTGTCTATCCAGTTCGAAAAATTTACTTTAGGGTAAATCTGTTATACCCCGGCCAAAAATTCCTTACAGAGCCTCTTTTTGAGTTTTGGTCACAATTAACGTATTTCCTACGGATAAAAAACGTCTACTCATTCCATTGAAATGAATAGACGTTTTATTAATTGATGATTGTTGCTAGTGAGATGAAAAAGCGAACATTTTTAATACTAATTGAAAGTATGATTGAATACAAGGGGTGTTTAGCGTAAACCCAAATTTAAAAGTATTATAATAAGTCAATCAATTTAAAGGAAAATTGGCAGGTCGAAGTAAGTATTGTAGTTGAATAGTCAACTTTCAATTCTTGAAGGGCCTGTTATTTCCGAAATGTATTAAGAAGTTGTAAAGATTACAGCTTGTATGTTTTTTATGTTTTACAGTGAATGACCTTCCTCGACATTTTGTGATGTATTCTATTTAGCTAAAGAGTTTTCAGATTCAGAATCATACAGTCTATGACATTTAACCTCGGTATTCGAGCATTCAACGACATAATACTTACTGTTTCTTACTGGAATTTGAAAATATTTCCCGAGAAATGTTTAAAGTTGCGAAAATAGTGTATGTGTAAACCTTAATGATGTGTTGAGTAGGGGAAACGATGAAAAATGATTGGCTAATAATTCATGAGATTGTTTATATAGGAAATGGAGAAATATGGTTTTAATCTAAGTTAATGGCACTATATTACTTGGAAATTTAAAAATTAAGAGGATATTATTCATATTACTTCAATAAAAAAATTATATTGTTTTAAGTATAAAATTATGAAATGGATTTTTGTTTAGGCAAGGCCACAAGTTAATCTCCTTATTTAGAAGCAGGGAAGGGGGGGAAGTGATGGCAGAATTAGAACAAAAATGTTTAATTATTACACCAAGCAATAAAAAACTAAGAGAGTCCTTAGAAGGTCTTATGATTAGTGTCATTGAACCAACTTTAGTTGAAATTGGGTTTCAAAAGCGGAATATTGATGTAACCCATAGAATGATTGAAAAGAAGACCATTAGTGCAAATATTATTACAAGAATTATAGAAGATGCCCTTTGTATTGTGAATTTGACGGGGTTAGACCCATTTGTAATGTACAAACTTGCACTTAGACACGCCACCTCCAAACCTGTTGTGGTCCTTGCCGAAGAAGGGACGAATCTTCCTATTGAACTGAAAGATGAACAAACAATTTTCTACGAGAATACAATTTTAGGTGCAGTGAAACTAAAGTCTTCTTTAAAGGATATTCTTATTTCGATCTTCCATCTTTCTGAATATACACCAAGTAACCCGATATTTAACCTTTTTAAAGATCAGGCGCTGCTTGCTAAGCTTCGCGCTGATGAGGAAGAAGAAAGCGAAATGGACGTCCTTATTCGAAAAATATACGATATTGATAAAAAACTAAAAAGATTGCTCGATGAATAATGAACCCATTTAAAAGATGGCTTGGCCAGCCTTCTTGTAAAAAAGTTAAACAATCATGTATAATAAGATTCATATAAGAGTAATTTAAAAAGTGACTACTTGATGTTGCACCATCAAGCAGCCTAACATAATCGTAGGTCCCATCAAGGGGATCGCAAATGAATAGGATCAACCCATCAGAGCGCCAACTCAAGGATGGGTTATTTTTTTTGGCTAAAAGATAAAATCGACACAATTAACGCTGCAAAGGAAACAGCAAACATTAATGTCTGATACACTGACAAAGCATCACCCCCTTTCAAAATCGGACAACACGACATGACTCGCAACTTGTCCTCGGGTCCGTAAAAACGGGAGTGAGCACACCACCCTTGAGCTACCTAGACGATTATAACTTAGATTATAGCACATATGTTCGCATTTTGAAGGGTAGAAGGTTTTATTTTATAGAAAAAACAAGAGGAAGATTTGCACTACATCTATGAGCTGATTTGCAAAACAAAGCTAAAATATAAACTTTCCTATATATTTAATTGTTTACTTTTAAAATTTGGTCTGTATTTTGTAAGCAAATAATAGACCTAATTGCATAAAGTTTTTATCTCATGAAATAGTATGTAATTAAAAAAGAAAGTTATAAGAAGCAAAATAATTTACTCTATATTGGGCACAATATCGTTGAAGAATTCAGAAGAAACCATGTGCCTTTTCTGTATTTTTCAAGACAATCGATGAGGAGGATGGCTATGCCAAATGTAGAAGTAAACTGTGCTGTATCGAACTGTTTTTTCCATAAAGAAGGAAATTTATGTGGAGCTGAAAAAATTCAAGTAGATATGGATTACCACTCCAAAAACAAAGCTACAGAGTTTGCTTCGGATTTTGAATTCGATATGATTTCAGAACATGCAAATGACTCAACAGACACTTGCTGTAAAACGTTTAAACCTCAAAAAGAGGGCGGACGTAAGAAATAATCTGAAGTGATCGAATAAAAGAATAGCTGTCCAAAACATTGAGAGGTTGGGACTAAAAGGGTAAACCTTTTAGTCCTTTTTTAAATTGAAGCGAAAAATTTTAAAATAAAACGGTGAAATTTGTGCAAACTACATGTGAAGATGATCGAAAAGGTAATGAAAAATACTCTTTCGATTATCTTCATTACAAATCAATGAGGAGGATGGCACTGATGTCAAAATTCGACGTGAACAAATCTAGTTCCAATTATTATGGAAATGTTTATGGAGTTGAAAGATATCAAGGTCAACGCCTTCGTCACTCCAACAACAATGATGCGGAATTTGGTGATGAGTTTGATGTGAATCAAAATTCAGAGCAGGTGAACAATTCTGCACGTGATTCCAGAAAGCCTGTAAGTGAACGAACTGCATGGAATTAGTTGAATAATGACAAGCTATTCAAATCATTGAATTGTTGGGACTAAAGAGGTAACTCTTTAGTCCTTTTCCTAATAAACTGAGCAAAAAAAGGAATAGAAAAAGCCGATTGAATCACAAAATGGTGATACAAAATCGACTTTAAAGTTATACAAATGTATTAGCAGTTTTTAAGATTGCACATAATCCATATTCTCAACAATCGTTGAAATACCTAAACCACCTGCAATACATAGAGTGACTAAGCCATAACGTTTATTTGTTCGTTTCAATTCATGGATAAGTTTTGTCATTAAAATTGCTCCCGTTGCACCAATTGGATGACCAAGGGCAATTGCGCCTCCGTTAGGATTTACTTTATCAACATCTAATCCGAGTTCCTGTATACATGCAATACTTTGAGCAGCAAATGCTTCATTTAGTTCAATAATATCTAAGTCTTCAACTGTTAGATTCGCTTGAGCTAGTGCTTTTCTTGTAGCTAAAACAGGGCCTAATCCCATCAACGTTGGGTCACATCCAGATGCTGCATGACTAATAACACGGACTGCCGGAGTAAGGCCTAAAGCTAGAGCCTTTTCTTCGCTCATTACTAATACCGCTGCCGCACCGTCATTTCGGCCACTACTATTTCCAGCAGTAACCGTACCCCCTTCTTTAAAGACAGGCTTAAGTTTTGCTAATGTTTCAACTGCAGAAAGACGCGGATGTTCATCTTGTTCAAAATTGATTTCAGATTTTCTTTGTTTTACGACATAAGGAACGATTTGTTCTTTATAATATCCTTTTTCAATCGCATTTGCGCATTTTTCTTGTGAGGCATGTGCAAACTCATCCTGTGCTTGTCTAGAAATCTCGTATTTTTCAACTAGATTTTCTGCTGTCCAACCCATCGTAATATCACCATACTGTTCATAGGGCTGTGAACCTGCTTGACTAGCTACATTCGGATCTTTAAATTGAACATTACCGGCACCAACACCGAATCGCATACCATTTACATAATAGGGTGCTGTGCTCATTGATTCCGTACCACCTGCAATGATTACGTCACCAAAGCCTGCTTGAATCTGTTGTACTGCATTATTAATGGCTTGTAGTCCAGAACCACATTGGCGATGGACGGTATAAGAGGGGATATGGAAAGGAAAGTCGGCACGTAAAGAAGCTACACGAGCTACATTGGAAAGGTCCGCACTTTGTTTCGCTTGGCCTAAAATGATTTCATCTACTGCTTCTTTTTCGATTCCTGTTCGTTCAATTAATGCCTCTAATACGGTAGCTGCAAGATGGTCTGCTTGCTCATTGATTAATGTACCGCCTAGCTTACCAATCGCAAGACGAACCGCGTCTACTATGACAACATTCTTCATGTAATCTTCCTCCTCTTATAATTGCACGATAAAACTAGCTTCTGTTTTTTGTTGAACCTCTTCTAAAGTGGCACCATTCATTAGCTCAATTAAATATAATGTTCCATCGATTACTTTAAATACTGCCAATTCGGTCACAATCATATCAACTTGTCGGATCGATGTGATTGGGTAAGTACATTTTTTTAATAGTTTACTTGAGCCGTCCTTTGATGTATGGCTCATTGTAACAATTACTTTTTTAGCGCCTACTAATAAATCCATTGCGCCACCAACACCGATAATGTTTTTACCAGGAACAGCCCAATTGGCAATAACACCTGTTTCATCGACTTGTAGGGCACCTAAAATAGCATAATCGACATGTCCACCACGAATCATTACAAATGACGCAGCACTGTCAAAAAATGAAGCACCGATCGCTTCACCAACTGGTAATTTTCCGGCATTCACTAGGTTAGGGTCAATATCTTCTTCGTTTACGTCTGTAACGCCCAGTAAACCATTTTCTGTATGGAGGGCGATTGATGAATCTTCCACATACTGTGCAACTAAAGTTGGAATACCAATCCCGAGATTCACAATGCTTGATGCTTCTATTTCTTTTGCAACACGTGCTGCAATCGAATGTTGAACTTGTTCTTTTGATAATACTAGAGTCATCTGCTGACCACTCCTTCTTTAGTTAGTACTTGCTGTGCTTCAATAATGGCGTCTACAAATAAATGTGGTGTAACGATTGCCTCGGGGTCAAGTTCACCAGGTTCTACAATCTCATCTACCTCAGCAATGACATAATCTGCAGCCATGGCCATTAATGGATTAAAATTGCGTGCTGTTTTGTAATATACTAAATTGCCGAGCGTATCTGCTTTATGTGCACGAATAAGGGCAACTTGACCACGAATAGGTTTTTCAAGAACGTATAGATCGCCATCGATTTCACGCTGCTCTTTTCCTTCTGCTAATTGAGTGCCAGCAGCTGTTTTTGTATAAAAGCCACCTATACCTGCGCCACCCGCACGCAATGCCTCTGATAAAGTACCTTGTGGAAGTAAAGTTAGCTGGATCTCCCCACGGTGATAGAATTCCCCAACATCTCTGTTACTTGTAAAATAAGAACCAATCGCGTGTTTAATTTTATGTTGATTTAGAAGTAAGCCAAGTCCTTTTCCTGATTCACCTAAATTGTTGGAAACAATAGATAAATCTTTAACGTCTTTATTTGTTAACCCATCAATTAGAGTTAGTGGGGCACCAATTAATCCAAAGCCACCTACAAGCACTTGATCGCCATCTTTAATTGGTGATAGCGCATCCTCTATTGTCTTTTTGATTTTTGAC
Coding sequences:
- a CDS encoding 3-oxoacid CoA-transferase subunit B, with the protein product MTLVLSKEQVQHSIAARVAKEIEASSIVNLGIGIPTLVAQYVEDSSIALHTENGLLGVTDVNEEDIDPNLVNAGKLPVGEAIGASFFDSAASFVMIRGGHVDYAILGALQVDETGVIANWAVPGKNIIGVGGAMDLLVGAKKVIVTMSHTSKDGSSKLLKKCTYPITSIRQVDMIVTELAVFKVIDGTLYLIELMNGATLEEVQQKTEASFIVQL
- a CDS encoding thiolase family protein, translating into MKNVVIVDAVRLAIGKLGGTLINEQADHLAATVLEALIERTGIEKEAVDEIILGQAKQSADLSNVARVASLRADFPFHIPSYTVHRQCGSGLQAINNAVQQIQAGFGDVIIAGGTESMSTAPYYVNGMRFGVGAGNVQFKDPNVASQAGSQPYEQYGDITMGWTAENLVEKYEISRQAQDEFAHASQEKCANAIEKGYYKEQIVPYVVKQRKSEINFEQDEHPRLSAVETLAKLKPVFKEGGTVTAGNSSGRNDGAAAVLVMSEEKALALGLTPAVRVISHAASGCDPTLMGLGPVLATRKALAQANLTVEDLDIIELNEAFAAQSIACIQELGLDVDKVNPNGGAIALGHPIGATGAILMTKLIHELKRTNKRYGLVTLCIAGGLGISTIVENMDYVQS
- a CDS encoding CoA transferase subunit A; the protein is MSKIKKTIEDALSPIKDGDQVLVGGFGLIGAPLTLIDGLTNKDVKDLSIVSNNLGESGKGLGLLLNQHKIKHAIGSYFTSNRDVGEFYHRGEIQLTLLPQGTLSEALRAGGAGIGGFYTKTAAGTQLAEGKEQREIDGDLYVLEKPIRGQVALIRAHKADTLGNLVYYKTARNFNPLMAMAADYVIAEVDEIVEPGELDPEAIVTPHLFVDAIIEAQQVLTKEGVVSR
- a CDS encoding DUF1540 domain-containing protein, whose product is MPNVEVNCAVSNCFFHKEGNLCGAEKIQVDMDYHSKNKATEFASDFEFDMISEHANDSTDTCCKTFKPQKEGGRKK
- a CDS encoding alpha-L-glutamate ligase; the encoded protein is MTKKIYVIHENDDWTVHLTKRLEELHLPYETWHLDQGIVNINEAPPEGVFYNRMSASSHTRNHRYAPELTGAVIDWLEFHGKRVLNGSNALRLELSKVKQYTQLEKYGIRVPKTVAAVGKEQIVEAAKALNIVPFITKHNHAGKGLGVQLFYSLEALQEHLDSSNFEEPVDGITLVQQYIKSPDQSITRNEFVGGEYVYSVRVDTSEGFELCPADACQIGDLFCPVGEEPKDQMKFRIVENPHTELIEKYQKFLKENGIDVAGIEFVVDEEGTVYTYDVNTNTNYNSDAEELAQQFGMLELAKLLGRELENLN